The Tistrella mobilis genome window below encodes:
- a CDS encoding N-acetyltransferase family protein — protein sequence MTRPGDGEAIVIRAAVAADAGRLWALLRDLAVEDGAGARFRATEALVAEHGFGPAPRFRAALAEDEAGRVLGFASWFPVYSSFRARDYLLLDNLYVVPAARGGVVARRLIAHVAGRAVAMGADRLELHVQADNDRARRFYARMGFEATGGLLQMIDGAALDRLAADKG from the coding sequence ATGACCAGGCCAGGCGATGGCGAAGCGATCGTGATTCGTGCAGCCGTGGCGGCAGATGCCGGCCGGCTCTGGGCGCTGCTGCGCGATCTTGCGGTTGAAGACGGTGCCGGCGCCCGCTTCCGCGCGACCGAGGCGCTGGTGGCGGAGCACGGCTTCGGTCCGGCTCCGCGCTTCCGCGCGGCCCTCGCCGAAGACGAGGCGGGCCGGGTGCTCGGCTTCGCCAGCTGGTTTCCGGTCTATTCCAGCTTCCGGGCGCGGGACTATCTGCTGCTCGACAATCTCTACGTCGTGCCCGCGGCTCGCGGCGGGGTGGTTGCCCGGCGGCTGATCGCCCATGTCGCCGGCCGGGCCGTGGCGATGGGGGCCGACCGTCTGGAATTGCATGTCCAGGCCGACAACGACCGCGCCCGCCGCTTCTATGCCCGCATGGGCTTCGAGGCGACGGGCGGGCTGCTGCAGATGATCGATGGTGCCGCGCTGGATCGGCTGGCTGCAGACAAGGGCTGA
- the ubiM gene encoding 5-demethoxyubiquinol-8 5-hydroxylase UbiM has translation MQTDVAVIGAGPAGLAFARALDGTGLDVTLIDPQPAAMLADPPFDGREIALTHHSMAVLERLGAWARIPAGETAPLRAARVLNGAGHRSLIFDGAADGRPLGRLVPNHLIRRALHDAVREQTSATILDGLKATGIRVRPHGMAVDLEDGRALTARLVVAADTRFSKMREARGIQADQVDFGKTMLVCRMNHDQVDHGGVATEWFGHGQTVALLPLGGRRSSVVLTLPHAEIARLTALDPVAFADEIMVRLDGRLGRLQLESTRHGWPLVAVQARRFVGHRFALIGDAAVGMHPVTAHGFNLGLKSAERLADGIARAARTDGDIASPLMLHRYEAGHKLTAAPLWAATNAIVGLYTRDDPAARLARRAVMDLGRGAAPVRRAISALLMDGGREIGRAARLSS, from the coding sequence ATGCAGACGGATGTGGCGGTGATCGGCGCGGGCCCGGCAGGGCTTGCCTTCGCGCGGGCGCTGGACGGCACCGGGCTCGACGTCACCCTGATCGATCCGCAGCCGGCGGCCATGCTGGCCGACCCGCCTTTCGACGGCCGCGAGATCGCGCTCACCCATCATTCGATGGCAGTGCTGGAACGGCTGGGCGCCTGGGCGCGGATCCCGGCCGGGGAGACCGCCCCGCTTCGCGCCGCCCGGGTGCTGAACGGGGCCGGCCATCGCAGCCTGATCTTCGACGGCGCCGCCGATGGTCGCCCGCTCGGCCGTCTGGTGCCCAATCACCTGATCCGGCGGGCGCTTCATGACGCGGTACGCGAGCAGACTTCCGCGACGATCCTGGACGGTCTGAAGGCGACCGGCATCCGGGTGCGCCCGCATGGGATGGCGGTCGATCTGGAGGACGGCCGCGCGCTGACCGCCCGCCTGGTGGTCGCCGCCGATACCCGGTTCTCGAAGATGCGCGAGGCCCGCGGCATCCAGGCCGATCAGGTGGATTTCGGCAAGACCATGCTGGTCTGCCGGATGAACCACGATCAGGTCGATCACGGCGGTGTGGCGACCGAATGGTTCGGTCACGGCCAGACGGTGGCGTTGCTGCCGCTGGGCGGCCGCCGTTCCTCGGTGGTGCTGACGCTGCCCCATGCCGAGATCGCGCGGCTGACCGCGCTCGATCCCGTGGCCTTCGCGGATGAGATCATGGTCCGGCTGGACGGTCGGCTCGGCCGGCTGCAGCTTGAGAGCACCCGCCATGGCTGGCCGCTGGTCGCCGTCCAGGCCCGCCGCTTCGTCGGCCATCGCTTCGCGCTGATCGGCGATGCCGCGGTCGGCATGCATCCGGTCACCGCCCATGGCTTCAATCTGGGCCTGAAGAGCGCGGAACGCCTGGCCGACGGCATTGCCCGCGCCGCCCGCACCGATGGCGATATCGCCTCGCCCCTGATGCTGCATCGCTATGAAGCCGGCCACAAGCTGACCGCGGCGCCGCTCTGGGCCGCGACCAACGCCATCGTCGGGCTCTACACCCGCGACGACCCTGCCGCACGCCTCGCCCGGCGGGCGGTGATGGATCTGGGCCGCGGCGCGGCGCCGGTGCGCCGGGCGATTTCGGCGCTGCTCATGGATGGCGGTCGCGAGATAGGGAGGGCGGCTCGTTTGTCGTCTTGA
- a CDS encoding ETC complex I subunit — translation MDARIYLPAKNAMQSGRANTRKWVLEMEPAAAKRLDPLMGWTGSADTDQQVVLRFETLDEAIAFAKRKGLTYEVYEPHMRDLKIQAYADKFRWDRVR, via the coding sequence ATGGACGCGCGCATCTACCTGCCGGCGAAGAACGCCATGCAGTCCGGCCGCGCCAACACCCGCAAATGGGTGCTGGAAATGGAACCCGCAGCGGCGAAGCGCCTGGACCCCCTGATGGGCTGGACCGGCTCTGCCGACACCGACCAGCAGGTCGTGCTGCGGTTCGAGACCCTGGACGAGGCCATTGCCTTCGCCAAGCGCAAGGGCCTGACCTACGAGGTCTACGAGCCGCATATGCGCGACCTGAAGATTCAGGCCTATGCCGACAAGTTCCGCTGGGACCGCGTGCGCTGA
- a CDS encoding sel1 repeat family protein codes for MTCLFAAHAMDARAGETVLTCRIEGRDREASVAIAGDSAVYRYGPPGGQPELTLTTPLADLDYRRKSGAGDTIDEVVTFNNGDTAYRVAAGFRDGLAPDPSALVPFGRLTVLRNGKSLARLTCRPDSIRRMNDLLLARMRAIGRERTSDGEPFPNYPIDYPAPADQSPPCEAQSNVDSCWSRGVAAARGGDLRAALSHYEMSCDAGFNDLGCYEAGKIYLHSRALRDYDRATARLTRVCEGDDPGQGPYACKYLGWMSLTGTGTARDLDRAWDRLAKACFLHNGVITIDPEGCHFLAETIRAVQKTPVPGLPDSDFLAYVALAQGCTDDAETVCDEARTLYATAAARGATWITGCDEIVRARNLFDSCAQLAAAPADYEEMMALRRKLVSVFREELDVE; via the coding sequence ATGACCTGTCTCTTCGCAGCGCATGCCATGGATGCGCGGGCCGGGGAGACTGTGCTGACATGCCGGATCGAGGGCCGCGATCGGGAGGCCTCGGTGGCCATTGCCGGCGACAGCGCCGTCTATCGCTATGGCCCGCCCGGCGGACAACCCGAACTGACCCTGACGACGCCGCTGGCCGATCTCGACTACCGCCGCAAGAGCGGTGCCGGCGATACGATCGACGAAGTGGTGACCTTCAACAACGGTGATACCGCTTACCGTGTCGCTGCCGGGTTCCGGGACGGGCTGGCGCCGGATCCGTCTGCCCTTGTCCCTTTCGGCAGGCTGACCGTCCTCCGCAACGGCAAGAGCCTTGCCCGGCTGACATGTCGCCCCGACAGCATCAGGCGGATGAACGACCTGCTGCTCGCCCGCATGCGCGCCATCGGGCGGGAGCGGACCTCGGATGGCGAGCCCTTTCCGAACTATCCGATCGATTATCCGGCGCCTGCCGACCAGTCGCCCCCCTGCGAGGCTCAGTCCAATGTCGACAGCTGCTGGAGCAGGGGAGTGGCGGCCGCGCGCGGCGGGGATCTGCGCGCGGCGCTCAGCCATTATGAGATGTCGTGCGATGCCGGTTTCAACGATCTCGGCTGCTACGAGGCCGGCAAGATCTATCTTCACAGCCGGGCGCTGCGCGATTACGACCGGGCCACGGCGCGACTGACGCGGGTCTGCGAGGGGGATGATCCGGGACAGGGGCCCTATGCCTGCAAATATCTGGGCTGGATGTCCCTGACGGGCACCGGCACGGCGCGCGATCTGGATCGCGCCTGGGACAGGCTGGCGAAAGCGTGCTTCCTGCACAACGGCGTGATCACCATCGACCCCGAAGGCTGCCATTTCCTGGCCGAGACCATCCGTGCCGTGCAGAAGACCCCCGTGCCGGGATTGCCCGACAGCGATTTCCTGGCCTATGTCGCCCTTGCGCAAGGCTGCACCGACGATGCCGAGACCGTCTGCGACGAGGCCCGGACGCTCTATGCCACCGCAGCCGCGCGTGGTGCGACATGGATTACCGGCTGCGACGAAATCGTGCGCGCCCGCAATCTCTTCGACTCCTGCGCGCAGCTGGCGGCGGCACCGGCGGATTACGAGGAGATGATGGCTTTGCGCCGCAAGCTTGTGTCGGTCTTCCGCGAGGAACTCGACGTGGAGTGA
- the efeU gene encoding iron uptake transporter permease EfeU, whose amino-acid sequence MLAPFLIMLREGLEAALIVGIIAGYLRQTGRRDQLPAVWVGIFLAAAVALFTGAALQMVSAGFPQKAQELFEAVVGIAAVAVLVAMVFWMRRAAKSIRRELHAGIDQALAAEGGRAAGWALIGMVFFAVAREGLESVFFLLAIFQQSRDAAAPLGALAGIAVSAGIGWAIYRGGLRLNLARFFRWTGVVILFVAAGLLAGALKALHEAGLWNGLQGVVYDLGRVLPESGAVGTVLSGLLGYREAPTLGEVLVYAAFLAVTLILFLRPAAPVAAARPVAREG is encoded by the coding sequence ATGCTCGCCCCCTTTCTGATCATGCTGCGCGAGGGGCTGGAGGCGGCCCTGATCGTGGGCATCATCGCCGGCTATCTGCGCCAGACCGGTCGGCGCGACCAGCTGCCTGCGGTCTGGGTGGGGATCTTCCTTGCCGCCGCCGTGGCGCTGTTCACGGGCGCCGCCCTGCAGATGGTCAGCGCCGGCTTTCCGCAAAAGGCGCAGGAGCTGTTCGAGGCCGTGGTCGGCATCGCCGCCGTGGCCGTGCTGGTGGCGATGGTGTTCTGGATGCGCCGGGCGGCGAAATCGATCCGCCGCGAGCTGCATGCCGGCATCGATCAGGCGCTGGCGGCAGAAGGCGGCCGCGCGGCCGGTTGGGCGCTGATCGGCATGGTGTTCTTCGCGGTGGCGCGGGAGGGGCTGGAATCGGTGTTCTTCCTGCTGGCGATCTTTCAGCAGAGCCGGGATGCCGCGGCACCTCTGGGCGCGCTTGCCGGGATTGCGGTGTCGGCGGGGATCGGCTGGGCGATCTATCGCGGCGGGCTGCGGCTGAACCTGGCGCGTTTCTTCCGCTGGACCGGGGTCGTCATCCTGTTCGTGGCGGCGGGGCTGCTGGCCGGCGCGCTGAAGGCCCTGCACGAGGCGGGGCTTTGGAACGGGCTGCAGGGCGTGGTTTACGATCTGGGCCGGGTGCTGCCGGAATCGGGGGCCGTGGGCACGGTGCTGTCGGGGCTGCTCGGCTATCGCGAGGCACCGACTTTGGGGGAGGTGCTGGTCTATGCGGCCTTCCTGGCGGTGACGCTGATCCTGTTCCTCAGGCCGGCCGCCCCCGTGGCTGCGGCACGCCCGGTCGCGCGGGAGGGGTGA
- a CDS encoding YciI family protein: MQFLVIARDGTDAEAPARRAAARPAHLENARRMKADGHLIIGGAMLDEAGTMIGSSMLAEYPDRAALDAALAADPYTVQGVWQSFEIRPFRIADL; the protein is encoded by the coding sequence ATGCAGTTCCTGGTCATCGCCCGCGACGGTACCGATGCCGAAGCGCCGGCCCGCCGTGCGGCGGCGCGCCCGGCCCATCTGGAAAATGCACGCAGAATGAAGGCCGACGGCCATCTGATCATCGGCGGCGCGATGCTGGACGAGGCCGGCACCATGATCGGTTCGTCCATGCTGGCCGAATATCCCGACCGGGCGGCGCTGGATGCCGCCCTTGCCGCCGATCCCTATACCGTGCAGGGCGTGTGGCAGAGTTTCGAGATCCGGCCGTTCCGGATCGCCGATCTCTGA
- a CDS encoding Lrp/AsnC family transcriptional regulator, whose product MTIGSNRAELDGFDLAILALLQQDARLPQRRIAEAVALSTPAVQRRIRRLEEIGVILANAAIVDPARVGRPITILVLVEVESEQAAPLDATRAAFAAAPEVQQCYYVTGEADFVLVVTVPDMGAYQALTRRLFLDDPNVRRFRTFVAMERVKVGLTVPVDTAVNGRS is encoded by the coding sequence ATGACGATAGGATCCAACCGCGCCGAACTCGACGGCTTCGATCTGGCGATCCTGGCGTTGCTTCAGCAGGATGCCCGCCTCCCGCAACGCAGGATCGCCGAGGCGGTGGCGCTGTCGACGCCGGCGGTGCAGCGGCGGATCCGGCGGCTGGAGGAAATCGGCGTCATTCTGGCCAATGCCGCGATCGTCGATCCGGCGCGGGTGGGCCGGCCGATCACCATTCTGGTTCTGGTGGAGGTGGAAAGCGAACAGGCGGCACCGCTGGATGCCACCCGGGCCGCCTTTGCCGCGGCCCCCGAGGTCCAGCAATGCTACTACGTCACCGGCGAGGCCGATTTCGTGCTGGTGGTGACGGTCCCGGATATGGGCGCCTATCAGGCGCTCACCCGCCGGCTGTTCCTCGACGACCCCAATGTCCGCCGCTTCCGGACTTTCGTCGCCATGGAGCGCGTGAAGGTCGGGCTGACGGTACCGGTGGATACTGCCGTCAACGGGCGCTCGTAA
- a CDS encoding CBS domain-containing protein: MLVEHILRRKGRRIAIVDPEATIARALEILAQDNIGALPVVRDDRIVGMLSERDVARGLVDRGAALLDTPVTDLMTTRLTTCRPETTIEELMTMMTMRRIRHVPVLGEDGSLAGMISIGDVVKCRLDELETEAQALRDYVAGVQ, from the coding sequence ATGCTCGTCGAACATATCCTGCGGCGGAAAGGCCGCCGCATCGCCATCGTCGATCCGGAAGCCACGATTGCCCGCGCCCTCGAAATCCTGGCCCAGGACAATATCGGCGCCCTGCCCGTCGTTCGCGACGATCGCATCGTCGGCATGCTGTCCGAGCGCGACGTGGCCCGCGGCCTGGTCGACCGGGGCGCCGCCCTGCTCGACACCCCCGTCACCGACCTCATGACCACCCGGCTGACCACCTGCCGGCCCGAGACCACGATCGAAGAACTGATGACCATGATGACCATGCGCCGCATCCGCCACGTGCCCGTGCTGGGCGAGGACGGCAGCCTGGCCGGCATGATCAGCATCGGTGACGTCGTCAAATGCCGCCTGGACGAGCTGGAGACCGAAGCCCAGGCACTGCGCGACTACGTGGCCGGCGTTCAATGA
- a CDS encoding diaminopropionate ammonia-lyase, translating into MYLPNMLADAGRSLDPDDEAAFGAGAAAAAEALFAVTHGEGPTPLVDLPGLAAASGLGALLVKDESGRHGLGSFKALGGAHAAIRLALDEAGRRAGRPFGPEDLGTPALRAVTRSLTMACATDGNHGRSVAAGARLVGARAVVFLHQGVREVRADAIRAEGAEILRVAGDYDDSLAAVARSCAAEGWINVSDMALPGQERIPTLVMQGYTVMAAEILRQCGDRPPTHLFLQAGVGGMAAAVAAHLALAGLGARLVVVEPEGAACLLESARAGRRLQLATHAPTVMALLECREPSATGWRILSRLARDFMAVPDTAARAAVNRLARPLAGDPALVVGESGAAGLAGVLQAVADPALQAALGLGPAARVLVIATEGANDVDSWSLSTGLVPGDVTRPGDVTASGELTRAG; encoded by the coding sequence ATGTATCTGCCCAACATGCTCGCCGATGCCGGCCGGTCGCTCGATCCCGACGACGAGGCCGCCTTCGGTGCCGGGGCCGCGGCAGCGGCGGAAGCCCTTTTCGCCGTCACCCATGGCGAGGGGCCGACACCGCTGGTCGATCTGCCGGGGCTCGCGGCCGCCTCGGGGCTGGGCGCGCTGCTGGTGAAGGATGAAAGCGGTCGTCACGGCCTGGGCAGCTTCAAGGCGCTGGGTGGTGCCCATGCCGCCATCCGCCTGGCGCTGGACGAGGCCGGGCGGCGGGCAGGGCGCCCATTCGGGCCTGAAGATCTCGGCACGCCCGCCCTCAGGGCGGTTACCCGCAGCCTCACAATGGCCTGTGCCACCGACGGCAATCATGGCCGGTCGGTCGCAGCCGGGGCGCGGCTGGTGGGCGCGCGCGCCGTGGTCTTTCTGCATCAGGGCGTGCGCGAGGTGCGTGCCGACGCGATCCGGGCCGAGGGCGCCGAAATTCTGCGGGTCGCGGGTGACTATGACGACAGCCTGGCCGCGGTTGCCCGCAGCTGTGCGGCCGAAGGCTGGATCAACGTCTCCGATATGGCCCTGCCGGGGCAGGAGCGGATCCCGACCCTGGTGATGCAGGGCTATACCGTGATGGCGGCGGAGATCCTGCGCCAATGCGGCGACCGGCCGCCGACCCATCTGTTCCTGCAGGCCGGCGTCGGCGGCATGGCGGCGGCGGTTGCGGCACATCTGGCCCTGGCCGGTCTGGGCGCCCGGCTGGTGGTGGTGGAACCCGAAGGGGCCGCCTGCCTGCTGGAGAGCGCGCGCGCCGGGCGGCGGTTGCAACTCGCCACCCATGCGCCGACCGTGATGGCGCTGCTTGAATGCCGCGAGCCTTCGGCGACCGGCTGGCGTATCCTCTCCCGCCTCGCCCGCGATTTCATGGCGGTGCCCGATACGGCGGCACGGGCGGCGGTGAACCGGCTGGCGCGTCCGCTTGCCGGTGATCCGGCACTGGTGGTGGGCGAGAGTGGGGCGGCGGGGCTTGCCGGGGTGTTGCAGGCGGTCGCCGATCCGGCTCTTCAGGCGGCGCTCGGGCTTGGGCCTGCGGCGCGGGTGCTGGTGATCGCGACCGAAGGCGCCAATGATGTCGACTCCTGGTCGCTGTCGACCGGGCTGGTGCCCGGCGACGTGACGAGGCCCGGCGACGTGACGGCGTCCGGGGAATTGACGAGGGCGGGATGA
- a CDS encoding ribbon-helix-helix domain-containing protein: protein MAALPPDPLDDDDPPQDLALPPLEAAVEKRSVSIQGHRTSVSLETPFWRVLKQAARDRGMSLGALVAAIDAARRVDRVNLSSALRLFALAEAERRGPAPRFGHEPAVQSPREDASGEV from the coding sequence ATGGCCGCCCTCCCCCCGGACCCGCTTGACGACGACGATCCCCCGCAGGATCTGGCGCTGCCCCCTCTTGAGGCGGCGGTCGAGAAGCGTTCGGTCTCGATCCAGGGCCATCGCACCAGCGTATCGCTGGAGACACCGTTCTGGCGGGTGCTGAAGCAGGCCGCACGCGACCGCGGCATGTCGCTGGGCGCCCTGGTCGCTGCGATCGATGCCGCCCGACGGGTAGACCGCGTCAATCTGTCGAGTGCGCTCCGGCTCTTTGCGCTGGCAGAGGCAGAGCGCCGGGGCCCGGCCCCCCGATTCGGGCATGAACCCGCCGTGCAAAGCCCTCGGGAGGATGCCTCCGGCGAGGTGTGA
- the thyX gene encoding FAD-dependent thymidylate synthase has protein sequence MTVTPEQQAEIDALRAEAVPTLRTVSTGMESILHTAFPVLDHGFVRVVDYMGDDAAVVQAARVSYGRGTRKVNEDRGLINYLMRHRHTTPFEMCEIKLHVKLPIFVARQWIRHRTANVNEYSARYSILDREFYVPAADQVAAQSTSNRQGREALLPADQAGRVIDILRDDARRVYDNYRWMLNETDEGEVEDPARDRLARELARMNLTLNYYTQWYWKTDLHNLLHFLSLRADPHAQYEIRAYAETMMDITHRWVPLVAAAFEEYRLGGAQLSRSALHVVRRMLAGETPAREETGMSPREWRELMALLGRDA, from the coding sequence ATGACCGTAACCCCCGAGCAGCAGGCCGAAATCGATGCCCTGCGCGCCGAGGCGGTGCCCACCCTGCGCACGGTCTCGACCGGTATGGAGAGCATTCTTCACACCGCTTTCCCGGTGCTCGACCACGGTTTCGTGCGGGTGGTCGACTATATGGGGGATGATGCCGCGGTGGTTCAGGCGGCGCGGGTCTCGTATGGCCGCGGCACCCGCAAGGTCAACGAGGACCGCGGGCTGATCAATTACCTGATGCGCCACCGGCACACCACGCCGTTCGAGATGTGCGAGATCAAGCTGCATGTGAAGCTGCCGATCTTCGTGGCCCGCCAGTGGATCCGCCACCGCACCGCCAACGTCAACGAGTACTCGGCGCGCTATTCGATTCTGGATCGGGAGTTCTATGTGCCGGCGGCCGACCAGGTGGCAGCGCAGTCGACCAGCAACCGCCAGGGCCGCGAGGCGCTGCTGCCCGCCGATCAGGCCGGCCGGGTGATTGACATCCTGCGCGACGACGCCCGCCGGGTGTACGACAATTACCGCTGGATGCTGAACGAAACCGACGAGGGCGAGGTCGAGGATCCGGCCCGCGACCGCCTGGCGCGCGAGCTGGCGCGGATGAACCTGACCCTGAACTACTACACGCAGTGGTACTGGAAGACCGATCTGCACAACCTGCTGCACTTTCTGTCGCTGCGTGCCGATCCGCATGCCCAGTATGAAATCCGCGCCTATGCCGAGACCATGATGGACATCACCCATCGCTGGGTCCCCCTGGTCGCCGCTGCCTTCGAGGAATACCGCCTGGGTGGCGCGCAGCTGTCGCGCAGCGCCCTGCATGTCGTCCGGCGCATGCTGGCCGGCGAAACGCCGGCGCGCGAGGAGACCGGCATGAGCCCGCGCGAATGGCGCGAGCTGATGGCCCTGCTCGGCCGCGACGCCTGA
- a CDS encoding DUF4893 domain-containing protein, with translation MMPLNARKAVPVALAAMLAIATTALPARADGVFPTSLTTLDQQRLEAFDTARAEAVAEARAGGSPEDVSVLDEVLSGRPTTMEPAEMVGIWRCRTIKLGGLLPLTVYRDFKCRITDDGAGLRLEKLTGSQRTGGTFYDLADKTRLGYAGAGWVAGEAPARYGTETERNQVGYLVVLGPERMRLELPLPQFESKFDILELRR, from the coding sequence ATGATGCCCTTGAACGCCCGCAAGGCGGTGCCGGTCGCCCTGGCCGCCATGCTCGCCATCGCCACCACCGCCCTGCCCGCCCGTGCCGACGGTGTCTTCCCCACCAGCCTCACCACCCTGGATCAGCAGCGGCTGGAGGCTTTCGACACTGCCCGTGCCGAGGCGGTCGCCGAGGCGCGCGCCGGCGGGTCGCCCGAGGATGTATCGGTGCTGGACGAGGTGCTGAGCGGCCGGCCGACCACGATGGAGCCGGCCGAGATGGTCGGGATCTGGCGCTGCCGGACGATCAAGCTGGGCGGGCTGTTGCCGCTTACCGTCTATCGCGACTTCAAGTGCCGGATCACCGATGACGGCGCCGGGCTGCGACTGGAAAAGCTGACCGGCTCGCAGCGGACCGGCGGCACCTTCTATGATCTGGCCGACAAAACCCGGCTGGGCTATGCCGGCGCCGGCTGGGTGGCGGGCGAGGCCCCCGCGCGCTACGGCACGGAGACCGAACGCAACCAGGTCGGCTATCTGGTGGTGCTCGGCCCCGAGCGCATGCGGCTGGAACTGCCGCTGCCGCAGTTCGAATCCAAGTTCGACATTCTGGAACTCCGGCGCTGA
- a CDS encoding YbaK/EbsC family protein has product MAEATTADKSADLPAAARRVAAALEAAGHPAVIRIFPDSTRSAAEAAAAVGCRTEEIVKSLIFRRSSDDAAVLVLIGGADRVDTARLAEVVGSKTGRADADFVRRTTGYAIGGVPPLGHATPAVVVMDEGLLALSTAWAAAGTPHAVFETTPADLARITGAQIAAVAATPAA; this is encoded by the coding sequence ATGGCGGAGGCGACCACCGCCGACAAGTCCGCCGATCTGCCTGCGGCTGCCCGCCGGGTGGCCGCAGCGCTTGAAGCCGCCGGCCATCCGGCAGTGATCCGTATCTTCCCCGACAGCACCCGCTCCGCCGCCGAGGCCGCCGCCGCCGTCGGCTGCCGGACGGAAGAGATCGTCAAATCGCTGATCTTCCGGCGCAGCAGCGACGATGCCGCGGTGCTGGTGCTGATCGGCGGAGCCGACCGGGTGGATACCGCAAGGCTCGCCGAGGTCGTGGGGTCGAAGACCGGCCGCGCCGATGCCGATTTCGTGCGCCGGACCACCGGCTATGCCATCGGCGGCGTGCCGCCGCTCGGTCATGCCACCCCCGCAGTGGTGGTGATGGACGAGGGCCTGCTGGCGCTCTCTACCGCCTGGGCGGCCGCCGGCACCCCGCATGCGGTGTTCGAAACCACACCGGCCGATCTGGCCCGGATCACCGGCGCGCAGATTGCGGCCGTGGCCGCCACACCCGCGGCCTGA
- a CDS encoding SspB family protein translates to MPQIAYDQLIDTALRGVVRTVLEQAAESGLSDGHHFYLTFRTQAPGVEVPEYLRARYPEEMTIVLEHEFWGLDVNQHGFAVTLAFGGRHERLVVPFVAITGFADPSVKFGLQFHAIDDSDDLFDDEDEEVDEDMFEIEDRLSDGQDNGRTAPLPEAEAGDNVVALDRFRKR, encoded by the coding sequence ATGCCGCAGATCGCCTACGACCAGCTCATCGACACCGCTCTGCGTGGGGTGGTCCGCACCGTTCTCGAACAGGCTGCAGAAAGCGGCCTGAGCGACGGCCATCATTTCTACCTGACCTTCCGCACCCAGGCGCCGGGCGTCGAGGTGCCGGAGTATCTTCGCGCCCGCTACCCCGAAGAGATGACCATCGTGCTGGAGCACGAATTCTGGGGCCTGGACGTGAACCAGCACGGTTTTGCGGTGACGCTGGCCTTCGGTGGCCGCCATGAACGTCTGGTCGTGCCCTTCGTCGCGATCACCGGCTTTGCCGATCCGAGCGTCAAGTTCGGCCTCCAGTTCCACGCCATCGACGATTCCGACGACCTGTTCGACGACGAGGACGAAGAGGTCGACGAGGACATGTTCGAGATCGAGGACCGGCTCTCCGACGGCCAGGACAATGGCCGCACGGCACCGCTCCCTGAGGCCGAGGCCGGCGACAACGTCGTGGCGCTCGACCGGTTCCGCAAGCGCTGA